TATTCATAgggtaggggagaacggggtcaaactggacaaaaaatttctttcctctttatttagatttccatgttctttttctaatatttatttttagttaatggtgcagcaccttcttgggtaactccacaatttttttgtaatttttaagtcttaaaataaacgagttataaggattttaatgaagtcggttttttttagtttttatttaaacggcggggcgaaactggacagggacggtgtgagattggacactgccagttttcctcattaggagacataaaataaatttaaaaaaaatatgggtagactgcttattcaatattttattcattcatattgaaatatttgcaatagaaatgaaaaatagagagttatgtcatttttacgaaatagggggctgaaatggacaattaatttgtaggcgggtagagtaaaatgggagggcttaacagagtatcgagtatcgatttgtaatcgatatcttatttttacgtatatggcttctccacaagcacctcccactccaatatcgaagttgtccgatatgaccccaaaactgtgtgtccaaaatgacccaacccggtgctatttagtatttcgttaataacttaacactagaaaggcattaaaatttaagttttttatcaatcattaaagaaatgaattggctatttcacataacattattttattcatttgtagggtttttcactttaaaaatgcttacagtaatagggaagaatattacatcaaaccgggccatttttttaattctgcgataacaagaacaataatgattcgattttaatcaatattttttcttgaacgttaaacattgcagtctatacaaaaatttaaaaaaaaaaaaactttccataacatgtagcacttagggtctttgtccaatatgacccgtgtccaagttgaccccgttctcccctatcCATCTCATCAGGTATAGAAATACAACAGACAATGATTTATTGTACTGGGGACTGGATTACCCTCCTCTCACAGCATATCAAAGCTACCTAACTGGATCGGTGGCTAAGAAAATCAACCAAGACTATGTAAAACTCCATGTGTCTCAGGGATTTGAAAACTTTGACCACCAATATTTCATGAGGATGTCCGTCCTTGTGTCTGattgtattttctttgtcagtgcactttatttttacattagaagCTTGAAGATGAGTAATAAGTACAAATgggttttctttgctttgtcCTCACACTCTGGACTCACCCTTATAGATTATGGTCATTTTCAGTACAATTGTGTTTCGTTGGGGTTGACCTTGTgggcaatcatttttgtttctcaggGAAAGAATGTGTTAGCAGCAATTGCCTTTTCAGCTGCCTTAAACTTTAAGCAGATGGAGTTGTATCATGCAATACTTCTATTTGCTGGCTTCCTGTCAACCTAAAGGTTCCTCACTTCCCTCCCAACTAAAGAATTTGGTCCAGATTGGCGCTGCCACAGTGGCGACCTTTGCAATCATTTGGTATCCATTTCTTCAAATTCATGATTGGCAATCAcctaggccatgcccgtgcctGAAAGAAAAGTCAGGACGTTGATTCGAACGGATTCGAATGCAACGAGCACTAAGTACGGTCACATTATTGGAGGAATGACCGTGTGCTTGGTTCGTGATTTGGAGTCACAAGTGATAGCTGCAAGCTGATGTCACTCGAACCACTGCACCAACCCGACTAAGCGTATACTTACCTATCATACTTACCATACGAAATGTGcttcatcaagtcttttatactgtctcATAGATGATCGAAAAAAGCTACAGCTCATTATGGCGTCAGTTTAGctttaatgctaaatttcgcaaacacggtgaactagattgacaataataaaaatgaactttattcgtcacttgctgtgttacttattattaagaatctcaattgtgctaaacaaattttgacacgcAAAAAATGCTACAATAGAAACGGAAACGGTTGCACTCACGGATCGTGACTGGAACATGTATACCAATCCCGCCATAAGACCTAGAAGTTACTCTTCGgttgccaccaggtggcatATGCAtatgttatatatatatagcatatatatatatagcatattttatacatatatatatatagcatATATTATGCTACTCATGAGTAGCATATTTctatgaaatcttttgatggCTGTCGTTCGGCCCGTTACTTTGGCGATTGTATGGAAGTGAAAATGACTAGCTGGTTGGTTACTGCAGTCAGTATGTCGTATTGTGCACGTCATATTCGCCTTGTTTTCTATAGATGAC
This sequence is a window from Daphnia magna isolate NIES linkage group LG7, ASM2063170v1.1, whole genome shotgun sequence. Protein-coding genes within it:
- the LOC123474618 gene encoding dolichyl pyrophosphate Man9GlcNAc2 alpha-1,3-glucosyltransferase-like; the encoded protein is MEVPYKLEVIALTTIIIKLGVSVFPYSGKNQPPKFGDYEAQRHWMEITVNLPIQDWYRNTTDNDLLYWGLDYPPLTAYQSYLTGSVAKKINQDYVKLHVSQGFENFDHQYFMRMSVLVSDCIFFVSALYFYIRSLKMSNKYKWVFFALSSHSGLTLIDYGHFQYNCVSLGLTLWAIIFVSQGKNVLAAIAFSAALNFKQMELYHAILLFAGFLST